The genome window cttcttcttttttatttatttattttatttttacaaaatttgatTATAGGGTCCGGATAAAACTGAGAATGCTTCCCATTGATAAAAGGAGGTGAATTCTTTAGTTTGAAGGTTGCAATGCGTGTAAAAATGGCGAGTTTTAAATGTTTATGAGTTGTGCTGTGTCAAGATGGGGAGTGAAACTATAGTAATGTTTTGATAATTTTCCAAACATTGCAGCATTTAGCTGTGATCAGCAACAGCTTAACCTGTCTTTTGTAAGAGACGAACCAAAGCTGCGACGCAATTCAGCCTCTTGGTTACTTTTGCTCCTTGCGGTCCTGAGACTATTAGCTGATTGTTAACTTCTATATGTGCATTGATGGAACACAACAAAAGCAGGGCTGGTGAGAACAGTTCTTCCCGTGGTTATAAGATGAAGAAACTAGATAGCCATAAAAACTGTCCTAGTAGAGATGCCATTGCTGGAAGTGATCTTTGGACAGATGGACTTATTTGCGCTTTCGAATTTATTCGAGGCCGGAAGAAATCAATTAGTTCGAAACCTGGCTCAAGAATCCTAACCAAACAACAAACAGATGGTGAGCATGAGAGGCTGCGTGTTCCTTCTGTTGGATTTTCTGAGTCTTCTTCCCCAATGGAAGATAGGAACAAGTCCCCAAGTGATGACTACAGAGATAGCCAGATTCAACATGATATTGAAAGATTTGAGGGTGGTCATTGGGTACCAATTGGGTGGTCTAGACTTTCAGAAATTGTCCAAACTGTGCAAGCTGATTTTGGTTGGGCGTGTCAGGAGTTTGGGGTGGATGATGAAGATGACTTCACTGTTGCAGATTTAGCAGCTCCCTATTGGGAGCGTCCAGCAGGGCCCATTTGGTGGTGCCATGTCTCTGCAGGTCACCCATCAGTTGATGCATGGCTCAGAAATGCCCAGTGGCTACACCCTGCCGTTAGTTTAGCCTTGAGAGATGAAAGTCGACTGATTAGTGACAGGATGAAGCACCTGCTATATGAGGTAagttgcattttaaatatctgaaatttCTATTTAATTGGTAGGATTGGTTTAGTAAATCCCCTTGTAATAGTAAAAAGGACCTGGGATTGAATCCCTCAACCATGAATTGGTGGCTCATTGGATGTCAGGGGAGCCACCTTCTATTGGACCCAAGAGAAAAACTGAGAATAGATTATATCATGAATGTGTTACTTAGAAACTATTgataagttttatgaactattAGGATCTTCTTATGTTGGAAATATGCGTTTCCAATGTGAAGGAGTATGTTCGTtatgaaaattggaaatgtgGAAGGTTGGTTGAAATGGTTTTAACTTAACCCTCTTTTCACCATTAGACTCTGAGTAAGACATAGACAGCCAGGAAAGTAATTGCATTGTGCTTGTGACAGTCCTCTTACATTGAAGCTATCGTTAACATATTGACTAAGAGTCTGCGACTATGACTTTTGGCTTTTCTGGACTCTggatttgttggttttttctttttatggttTGATACTTCTGTTCAGGTCCCAGTTAGGGTTGCTGGGGGATTGTTGTTTGAGCTCTTGGGACAGTCAGCTGGTAATCCATTTGTTGATGAGGATGATATTCCCATTGTACTTCGCTCCTGGCAAGCACAAAACTTCCTTGTAACTGTTTTGCATATAAAGGGGCATGTATCAAGTGTTAATGTGTTGGGTATCACAGAAGTTCAGGTTGTTCATGTTTGACAAAGATACTTTCAATGCCTTTGATCTTCTTACTAAGTTACACTTTGCTGTGTGACTTATTGTGGGTTTGTACTTTAATCCTTTGCTTCTCTGCTTTGGTTAGGAACTTCTTTCCACTGGCGGCTATAACGTACCTAGAACAGCGCATGAAGTCATAGCACATCTAACTTGCCGCCTTTCTCGATGGGATGATAGGTAatgttaatattatttttcttttatagtgAAAATTACAGAAGCCTACCTACTCTGCAAAGTGATACATCAAATATTGGTGTCAGCATGAGCATTCATCTTTTGTGCTTGAGGCTTTGATCATATAGAGatttgattttataattataatgaTGTCTTCAACATGGGTGGTTAGTCTGTTTAGTATCTGGAAGTTCTTTCGTCTGTCTCTCATTGAAGTTCAAATTCTCTTTCATTGCCCATGTTATGACATTTATATATGCTTCATACATGTTTGtcaattttagtttcttaACTTGTggtttccttcattttcttggtTGTTACAGGTTATTCCGTAAGTCCATATTTGGGGTGGCAGATGAGgttgaattaaaatttatgaacAGGTTCTTCCATATGCATACAACCATTCCTCCTAAacttatattttctctttaattaGTTTCTACTTCGTTTATgacaacctttttttttttctatgagTAGGAGAAACCATGAAGATATGAATCTATTATTTGTAATCCTCAACCAAGAAATCAGAAAGTTATCAAGACAGGTATGCTAAATCCCTTGATAGTTAGTAAGTATTAAGACACTTCCAGTGAACCTTCAGCTGGGATATTAATTGTGTacggtaaattactcaaatggtcctcaaacttatacatgatttacattttgatccctcaattaaattattcgttcaaatggtccatcaactctatattaatCGCTCCATTGATCCTACCGTTACATTATGTTAATGTTGCCGTCAAATGTAAGGGTAAAACCGTCCTATGCTCTCCAAATAGGTGATAAAGTGGTGATACATAGGTGATACAGTGGTGATAAAGGGGTGATACATAGGTCAAAAGTCTTATTTACCCTCACAAATATAGCATGTGCTGCTCACATGACTaattttaacagaaaatgtaacggtaGGACTAAAGCGCCGATTAATAAAGAGTTtgtggaccatttgaacgaataatttattttatggaccaaaatgtaaatcgggtacaaatttgaggaccatttgagtaatttaccctaattgggtataatttttttccagGTCATGATTTCTGTTGGGTGCCTACCAAGCTACATGTCAAATTAAGTTCTTTAAAAAGAGTTGGCTGGATTTTATCTTATTGTTTTCCTATATTTTGAAGTCGATAGGTTTGCtgaaaaattcaaatgcaGGTTATCAGAGTGAAGTGGTCACTTCATGCAAGGGAGGAGATTGTATTCGAGCTTTTTCTACATTTGAGAGGAAATGTAGCAAGAAACTTATTAGAGCAAATAAGAAAGAGCACAAGAGAAATGATTGAGGAGCAGGAAGCTGTTCGGGGCCGCTTATTTACCATTCAGGATGTGATGCAGAGCACTGTTCGTGCATGGCTGCAGGTATGTGCTCATAAAACAAAATGGGAAATATAGAGAAATTTATAATTTccatttgttattttaaaatggCTTTTTATTCGTTTAATAGTCAATTCATTGTCTTCTGAATGGTTAACCCAGGATAGAAGCCTTCGAGTGACGCATAACTTGGCTGTTTTTGGTGGTGGCGGCCTCGTCCTTTCCATCATCACCGGACTATTTGGAATCAATGTCGATGGAATGCCCGGAGCACAGAACGCACCGTATGCCTTCGGTGTTTTTGCAGCCATTCTCGTCTTTCTCGGAGTGGTGCTAATTGCAGTTGGGTTGCTCTACCTTGGGTTGAAAAAACCAATCACGGAAGAGCAAGTCAAAGTTAGAAAGTTGGAGCTTCAAGAGTTAGTTGAGATGTTTCAGCATGAGGCAGAGACTCATGCCCAGGTTAGTAAAAAAGTGTCCCGGAATAATTTAACCCCAACCGCCGGCGATGCATTCCCACATGATGCAGATTATATTGTCCTTCAATGAGCATGTTACAACTGTTGAAGTACATTTTGTATAATGGAAATTTTGTATTCTTGAATAGTGGTGAATATCATCCAGAGCTGgcaaacaaattctctcttagtttttcaaattaaccaaGTTCTACAGAAGTAATCAAATTTCATAACAATAAGACATTTGAAGCTAATTTGATACTTGAAAACCAGCACGCCATGTATATTGGacagaaaaacataaaactgaCGTTCTCTCcttgcttctcttctttcatatGGTGTACAAATCATTTAAGAAGTGATCTAGCAAGATGCTCGCGCGCAGTGGCCAAAGCTTGACTAATTGTCTGCAAACAAAAGATATATACATTAACAACATAAAATATGGTGGCAGGGGGGGACTATTTAGTTGTTGACTTGGTATCTTTTTACACGTCAAGTTTAACTAGCTAGTGCATTGGTATACCTGCTCGGACAATGGAGCTCCAGCATCAATGCTATGACTTGCAACCTTACTTGCTATAACATTTGAATCGGTCTCGAGGACAATACTGCACCAAAAAGAACGAGTTGAGCCCCAAAAGTGAGATTTGCACTCATAGGCCTAGCGGCTTGTGAATTGTAAAAGAAATGAGGTACAACCAGACTAAACAAAAGGTGAATACATGCAACATATCTAAAAAGATCAATATTCTCTTCAAGTAAACTGCTACCACTCTGGTTCTTATGTCGTACTAGCttataagaaaaaatgtaAAGGTTGGAAATTGAACTCACTGAATAACACTAAAAAACTTTATTAACATGAAGACTAAGCTTACCCGCCATCAACAATTTCATCAAGGCATAATAAAATGAGATCCAAATTCTCAAGTGCCTCCTTCTTGTCTACATTGCCTCTGGACAAAAGCAAGACTAAATGAacatcaaaatttaatttattgagCGTAAAACATTTGATTGTACAAAAACAGAGGATAATGTAGCAAGTTTTAAGAAGGGGGCAAAAAACCTAAGGAGAACACCAACTGCATCGAAAAATCCCTGGAGAACTGTGGATAAAATGAGCTCATTTTCATTGTCACCCCCAGTAACAAAAAAGTGAAGGTCTTGAACAAACTTGTAGACTACAATGGTGTTCTCAAACATTGCTATCTCGGCTGTACATGAAGAAGCAACAAGTTAATATAGAAATGGTTAGCAGTTGATAGGGATTAGAATAATTGGATGACATATAACATATAAAGAATATAACCTcaacagaaaaataattatagcTCAAATTACCTTCTGTCCGTGCATTTGTCTTTTGAGTTTTAGTAAATACAGCTTTCTCAAAAGATTCCTTTGCACTATTTGTTGGCCAGTCCTCTGAATAATACTTGACAGCCACACGCTTCCCTTCAGAATCGAGGAGGAGGATGTTCTTAATGGAAGGGCACGACTCCTACAAACAACAGCCATTGAAGGATAAAAAGattgccaaaattttgaatcATAATAGGATCACTACAGCAACTGATTCTAGCCCAGCCATTAAAAGGAAACAGCCCTAGCAACATCCACTTAAGGTAGATATCTTACTCAATCATGATTATCAGGGAAAACTAAATGTCTTGCCTCAAATTATATGAAAACATAATATGGTAACCGACTCTATCTAACACATCATTTTACAAAAGTTAATAGTCAATTATTTGTTCCTGCAAGCCTAAATTTACCTGAAATTTGGATTGCAGCTGTACAATAAAGAGATATTGGTCGTCAAGGTGTTCTTGTACATCTAAAATTAGCATATGAGACATAAAGTGTACCATCTTTCAGACCACACTATCCATGACAAACTTTTGGTACTACAGTAGCACATGTTAATAGTAGCACATGTGCATTAACATTGTGATTGCATAATTTTGTGTGATCCACATGGAACCACATAGGATACACACATAAAACGCAGTCAAAACGACAACATTACTGAATGCGTTCTACTACAAGTTTACTGAAATCATTTCCCAGGATCATAGTTGGCTATGGTAACTCAGTCGCAAGCTCAGCAGGGTCCTATGAAGCTCGAAGGATATACCGTATATAAAACATCTTAAAAAGTCAAATGGGGATCCATTTATAACATTAAGAACATTTCTTTCACATAAAAGAATTACCTAACaagaacaaacaaacataaaaaactTGTGATGTGAAATCATTTTCCCAGGGTCATGGTTGGCTAGGGTAACTCAGTTGCAAGGTCAGTAAGTCCCTATCAAGCTCAATTAAAGTTATTATTACAAATTCAAATGGGATCCATGTTTACCATTATGACATTGATGCTTTCCTGTCATATAGCAGcacaaaattaacaaaaaaccaacataaaaAGCTTGTAAAAATGAGGACGCTTTATTAGTTTTAATCAGAAAGTGCATGCATATATAGCTATATTTTCAAGAATATGAATTTCAGTTGTGTTGCTGTTGTAGGATCTGCAAGATCCAGTTCTAAAGAACTTGGATCCGCCCCTAATTATTCCACTCACAGATAGATCAAGAAGCTCATACCAGTGTCTAACTataaccctaaccctagcccctaaaattgttaaatCAATTGGAATTTAAGGGTGGAGAGAGTGAAAAGAAACTGACCATTTTGTTCGGAGAAGAGCGAGTCTCTGATGAAGCAGCACAAGAAGcgaaattttttgttcttgggacACGTTATTCAATTTTATACTTTCCCCAACCCACCACTtaagtttttgttatttcGATAAGAACCCCGaaattagttttattttatacttaCTCACCACACATTCTATGCTAATTCCACCTCACCCTTgttctctctctattttttaccAATCACATCCACCGCGGAAGCCACGCGAAAAGacaaaatttcagtttcatcATCTGATATCATCACCCACCGATCGACATCCGCATCCAGAGTCTACACTACCATTCATGAGTCGGCTGTTGCAGAAGGTACCCATCAAATCAAACCCAACCctcctctctgtctctgtctctctgctTCTGCTACTTTGCTTACATTTTTGGGAAATTTTCAGGCGCCATTAACATCGGTGTTTCAAATATTGGTTGGAGCTCATGGACGGTACTTCCCTACATGCCCCTGTTTTGTTTTCCGTTAGTCATGTGATTATATGTGTTGTTTGATGAAATTCtttgttcaaaattgaaacaaaatagAGCAAGTTTTATAGCTGATATGATTGATTGTTACTTTCATCTTTTCTGATTATGTAGCACTTGAATCTGCTTTttgagttgtatttttctttgaagATGAAATTTTTACTTAAATACAGTTCCAATAGCCGAGTGTTTGGGATACTTCAGAACAATATGGGAGTGTCATCTTGTAGAAAATCAATTTGTGGATTTAGAGCTCTTTGCACTGCCAAAGGTGCGTGTAGCCCTTCCACCGTTTCTGTAATTTGATAATCAAATGTAATTTCACTCGAAACTTCGATTTGTTTAGGTAAACCTTTCAAATAATCTTAAAGTGCCACCATGCAGTATAACATCCCA of Prunus dulcis chromosome 4, ALMONDv2, whole genome shotgun sequence contains these proteins:
- the LOC117624594 gene encoding uncharacterized protein LOC117624594 yields the protein MEHNKSRAGENSSSRGYKMKKLDSHKNCPSRDAIAGSDLWTDGLICAFEFIRGRKKSISSKPGSRILTKQQTDGEHERLRVPSVGFSESSSPMEDRNKSPSDDYRDSQIQHDIERFEGGHWVPIGWSRLSEIVQTVQADFGWACQEFGVDDEDDFTVADLAAPYWERPAGPIWWCHVSAGHPSVDAWLRNAQWLHPAVSLALRDESRLISDRMKHLLYEVPVRVAGGLLFELLGQSAGNPFVDEDDIPIVLRSWQAQNFLVTVLHIKGHVSSVNVLGITEVQELLSTGGYNVPRTAHEVIAHLTCRLSRWDDRLFRKSIFGVADEVELKFMNRRNHEDMNLLFVILNQEIRKLSRQVIRVKWSLHAREEIVFELFLHLRGNVARNLLEQIRKSTREMIEEQEAVRGRLFTIQDVMQSTVRAWLQDRSLRVTHNLAVFGGGGLVLSIITGLFGINVDGMPGAQNAPYAFGVFAAILVFLGVVLIAVGLLYLGLKKPITEEQVKVRKLELQELVEMFQHEAETHAQVSKKVSRNNLTPTAGDAFPHDADYIVLQ
- the LOC117624596 gene encoding coatomer subunit zeta-2-like, which gives rise to MESCPSIKNILLLDSEGKRVAVKYYSEDWPTNSAKESFEKAVFTKTQKTNARTEAEIAMFENTIVVYKFVQDLHFFVTGGDNENELILSTVLQGFFDAVGVLLRGNVDKKEALENLDLILLCLDEIVDGGIVLETDSNVIASKVASHSIDAGAPLSEQTISQALATAREHLARSLLK